In Pempheris klunzingeri isolate RE-2024b chromosome 5, fPemKlu1.hap1, whole genome shotgun sequence, the DNA window agttttgggACTAAACTATTCTTATTCCTTTTTTAGCCAAAGGGTGGAGCTGATATTAGAGATATAAAACTGTCCtattaacacatttttcatgcatCCACCAGCTTCCATGCTTCTGCCCATCTCATGagaacagatttaaaaaaaaaaaaaagaacaagctGTCCTTCACCCACCAGGAGGTCAGTGTGAGGCTTTCttcgctctcctcctcttgttcctCCGTCTGACCGTGCTGCAGGAAGTCTCCGTCTCCGCTGGCCTGGTGAggtcctccatcttctcctgctccatcatgGACGTCATCTTCAGCGAgagctccagctccttcaggACTCCAGGGAGGTCCACGTCTGGGACGCCCAGATCGatttcacctcctccctccttttgtTCATCCACGTTCGCGCTGCCTAAATCGCTCTCTGGCTCCGCATCCTCTTCACGTGCTGCTGTAACATCACCTTCTCTCACAGCGTCTGGATTCAGATCCTCTTCTTCCTCGGCCTTCCCTCCACCTGGAACGTCCTCGGAGGTGTAGTCCAGGTCGGCGCCATCGGCTTCTGTCCTCTCAGCCTCCGTCTGTGGACTGCAGTTCTGCTCATGACTGTGCTGACAACAGCAGCGGGAATGTTCCCAGTACTGTGGAGGCTCCTCGGGATCATCTGCAGACACTTCAGACACATTTAATGAGTCATTAACTGATCGACATTTCTTCAACTGACTGATCAAACCcacaagacaaaacacagaacaaacacaaagcGAAAAAGGTCACTATTAGATGATGGATTTAACCACAAGCACTTGAATGCACCATTTCTTTTTTCGATGATTTCAGGTGCTAAAAAACTGTTTCTGCTTACAAGTCAGATGTTTTGAAGTGGAgctgtatgaggtacttatccatagtcagcGTATTAACCACAGCAGACTATTTTGATCACTTTATATTGCTGCCAGGCAGCCTTGTTGACAAAGAGATTAAGTTGCTCTTTTTCGTTCACTTCAATGCCACCAGAcctcattcacaaaaacagaaattttacCTTGCAAACCACAGGAGTTGATACTCTGCCATTGCCTCGATTgattagtttgcttgtgttattgtgtgatttgggTGTTTTGAATGGTTattttggatctgaactaacttGTTAGTTTACTGATCTAGGCGGTGGAAGCACAGCAAACCCCTGTGTTCTGCggtgtaaaattgctgtttttgtcaatggagtctggtggcaagtgagcaaagagaaaaagcgAACTGCTTCAGTTTCCCTTCAGAAAAAGGGAAGGCAAgataaagcagtgaaaatattgtaaatattgtgCACACTTaaaattatgtctttttttccagGTAGGACTTTTTTTAGTGGCCAAAATACGCTTTGCTGCTTTGCTCAGTGTCTCCTGCTTCCTCCAAACTTTGGGTGTGCTGATCTATGGGAGATAATACACTAACAATGGATAAGTACCTAATATAAGCCCACTGTAATAAGATGAAATACTGTCTGGTTAGCAGGTAATACTTTGATGTTAAAGAGTTGTGGGGAAAATGGAAATCTTCTCTCATTATAAACTGTGAGCGGACAGTGTTCCTGTACCTCCCCAGTCGTCCTGGGTCTTCTCCGGAGCGATGCTGTCCACCAGCTGGCCCTCCTGCATCACCCGAGTTATCTCcgtcagctgctgcaggaggctcTCCTCCTGATCTGCCATCACCCCCTTCaccctgaaacacagac includes these proteins:
- the ric3b gene encoding protein RIC-3b, encoding MAMSAFQKVTLATCLVLCVALLLPKMLLSRGRKDAAERPDGPGRLPPMMHRQMSPEGRGQRAAATGFSRAHNTEAIARAKGAGTGAGMGGKSNLAGQIIPVYGFGILLYILYILFKITSKGNNKPSENRFPSVRSENMKRKITDFELAQLQEKLRETELVMENIVSNAHDSPGRVKGVMADQEESLLQQLTEITRVMQEGQLVDSIAPEKTQDDWGVSADDPEEPPQYWEHSRCCCQHSHEQNCSPQTEAERTEADGADLDYTSEDVPGGGKAEEEEDLNPDAVREGDVTAAREEDAEPESDLGSANVDEQKEGGGEIDLGVPDVDLPGVLKELELSLKMTSMMEQEKMEDLTRPAETETSCSTVRRRNKRRRAKKASH